The following is a genomic window from Alkalilimnicola sp. S0819.
CCGGCAGCAGTTCGCGCCCCAGGAAAAGCCATAGATACATCGGCAACAATAACAGCTGCAGCAGCAGATTGATGGGCGTCACCACCACGGCGCGCCGCGCATCGCCTCCACCGAGCTGGACGAAGGTGACGAACCAGTCCGTGCAGGGCACCAACAGCACAAGCAACACCCCGAGCCGGATGGCATCAGAGGCCGGCAGCAGGGCCAAAAGCCCCCAGACAAAGACCGGCACCAACAGGAAGTTGCCGATCAGCACCGCGGCGATGAAGCGGGCGTCGCGAAAAGCCTGACCCGGCCGCGCCAGTGGTATCTGGGTGAAGGTGGTGAAAAGCAGCAAGGCTAGCAGAGGCCAAAGCAGGGTATCGACATGACTGAATGCCGCGGGAAAGGTGTTGCCCAGGATCAGCCCCAGGGTGATCGCCAACAGATACAGCCAGACCTGGTTGCGCTCGAGTTGGATGCGAGTCACCGGAGTAACTTCTCTATTGATCGCTCGCCGGATTGTGCCCGCTGCACTAGGAGCGGGCCGTGGGAGCACCGCAGGCCGGCAGCCTGGGCGAAGCCGAGTTGGCGGCGGCGAGTGAGGTGGAGGCGGAAGGGCTGTGATGCGCCTGCTGATCCTTCATTTACCATAATATACATTATGCGCAGCAACGCCTCGGAACAGCACACCGTTTTGGATGTTGCCGGCACCAAGGTGCGTTTAACCATCAGCGAATACATCAGACGCACAAGCAGCCCGGTTATTTTTGGTAAGCGCTGGTCGAAAAGCAGCCAGCGCGGCCACCGCCCTCAAAGCCCTTCCACACTCATGCCATGGTTCGCCAGCCACTGTTTGCGTCGCTCGTAATCCGGCATGGCGCGCTCCAGGCGGCGCCAGAACGCCGGTGTGTGGTGCGGCTCCAGCAAGTGCACCAGTTCGTGCACCACCACGTACTCGGCAATGCTTCGCGGCAGCAGCACGGTCTTCCAGTGGAAGTACACCTGGCCACCCTTGCCGCAGGACCCCCAGCGGTAACCAAGGTCCTGCACCTTCACGCCGCCGGGCTGCACCTCCATGCGCGGCGCGTTGGCCCGCACCCGGTTTGCCAGCCACTCCCGACCGCGGTGCGTGTACCAGCGGATGAATTGCCCACGACCCTCCGCGCCCAGATCACTGCGCAGCCGGAAACGCCCGCCCACAAGCTTCAACGGTTCGTCCTGCTCATCCACCAGTTTCAGGCGGTAGCTGCGCCCCAGATACAGAAAGCCCTCGCCGTCCACGAATTCCTTGCGCGGAATCACGTGCTGCAGCTGCGCCTTCTCCGCCAGCTTGGTGTAGATCCAATAGCGTTTCTCGTGCACGAACCGTCGCAGGTGCTGCTCCTCGGTTCCCGTGGGCGCGGACAGCAACAATTCGCCGTCGCGCTCCACGGTGATCTGCAGGGTCTTGCGACGGGCGCTGAGGCGCACCGTGAATGCCAGTTCGTCCACCTGCAGC
Proteins encoded in this region:
- a CDS encoding M48 family metallopeptidase, translated to MNRLQVDELAFTVRLSARRKTLQITVERDGELLLSAPTGTEEQHLRRFVHEKRYWIYTKLAEKAQLQHVIPRKEFVDGEGFLYLGRSYRLKLVDEQDEPLKLVGGRFRLRSDLGAEGRGQFIRWYTHRGREWLANRVRANAPRMEVQPGGVKVQDLGYRWGSCGKGGQVYFHWKTVLLPRSIAEYVVVHELVHLLEPHHTPAFWRRLERAMPDYERRKQWLANHGMSVEGL